The following nucleotide sequence is from Microbulbifer sp. A4B17.
GTGTGTGGCTTCTACGTTTTCCCCAAAGTTTCAGGGGTACAAACCAGCTTCTACCTGAGTTTATTGCCCGCAGCCCTTCTGCTATTGGCATGGCGAAGAAATTATAATTTTCTGATTTCCTGGCAATTCATAGCCTTTTGCAGCCTCCCTATCGTTCTGGCGCTATCAACACTGTGGGCCTCACCGGAGACCGCGGACGTTTATAGGCAGCCTGATTACTACTGGAAACTGGTGTTCTACCTAGCCCTATTTTACTGCGCTACTTTCTTCCTGCTGGAGCATTACGGTGACACCATCCTTCACCAGCTTTTACTCACACTTATTGTGATTGGACTGCTTTCCGGTATCGCCTCGCTAACTACCTATTTTTTCCATGGTGGCCTACAGAGCCTGCACCGTATCGGGGGTATCTCCTTAGAGGGCAATATAGATAAAACAGGAATGCTGTTCGGCTTCCACGCCCTATTCTGTTGCTATGGCCTCTACCAGAAGCCTCGCCTTTGGCGCTGGCTATCAGGAATTGGGTTACTCACTTCCTGTATTTATATTGTGCTTTCACAAACCAAAGTCCCGATTGTTATGGCAGGCTTTTCAATCTTCCTGATTGTATTCGGCAACCTTTCGCGACTGCTGAAAATATTAGTCGTTGTCGCCATAGTCTGTGTACTGCCACTAGCTTACTTTACCTTGTATGGTGACTTGCCCCTCCTGCATCGGGGTAGCGCCTATTCTGTTCGCCTGACACTCTGGCAGAAGACTTTTGAAGAGTTCCTGCAATCCCCGCTGATTGGCCAGGGGTTGGTTCACAAAAAATTTATTGAGTTAAACAGGATGGTTCCCCATCCTCATAACTTCTTACTGGATATCGCGCGTTTTAGTGGGCTACTGGGACTGGCGGCTTGTGCCTGGCAGGGGCTTGCAGCCCTGTGGACAGTGAGATCCAAGGAGAGACTTCTCAGTTGGATTCCCGGTTTGTATTTCACCTGGTTCCTGTTCGGCGTATTGGCAATGTTGACCTACGCC
It contains:
- a CDS encoding O-antigen ligase; the protein is MSELGSTLNKLSQPVYRQQSSLWISGLLKWAFLGLFLLVCGFYVFPKVSGVQTSFYLSLLPAALLLLAWRRNYNFLISWQFIAFCSLPIVLALSTLWASPETADVYRQPDYYWKLVFYLALFYCATFFLLEHYGDTILHQLLLTLIVIGLLSGIASLTTYFFHGGLQSLHRIGGISLEGNIDKTGMLFGFHALFCCYGLYQKPRLWRWLSGIGLLTSCIYIVLSQTKVPIVMAGFSIFLIVFGNLSRLLKILVVVAIVCVLPLAYFTLYGDLPLLHRGSAYSVRLTLWQKTFEEFLQSPLIGQGLVHKKFIELNRMVPHPHNFLLDIARFSGLLGLAACAWQGLAALWTVRSKERLLSWIPGLYFTWFLFGVLAMLTYAQQPLAKPNYIWFFYWIPLAILLARSSLENQSSTQRKTFLETNPENSNR